A section of the Terriglobia bacterium genome encodes:
- a CDS encoding biopolymer transporter ExbD, whose translation MGMTAGGGKGGPSADINVTPLIDVLLVLLIIFMVITPLTPKGLEALVPQPPPPNAPKSEPTDRTVVVQVIHLPGGERPALKINQDDATWDNLQTRLEDIYKTRAEKVMFVKGDTELQFADVAQVIDIAHAAGVDKVGLITAKIEQGQ comes from the coding sequence ATGGGAATGACAGCAGGAGGAGGGAAGGGCGGTCCCTCGGCGGACATCAACGTGACGCCGCTCATCGACGTGCTGCTGGTGCTGCTGATCATCTTCATGGTGATCACGCCGCTGACGCCCAAGGGCCTGGAGGCCCTGGTGCCGCAGCCGCCGCCGCCTAACGCCCCCAAGAGCGAACCAACGGATCGCACCGTCGTGGTGCAGGTGATCCATTTGCCCGGTGGGGAGCGTCCTGCGCTGAAGATCAACCAGGATGACGCCACCTGGGACAATCTCCAGACACGTCTCGAGGACATTTATAAGACCCGCGCCGAGAAGGTGATGTTCGTCAAGGGCGATACCGAACTGCAGTTCGCCGACGTGGCGCAGGTCATCGACATCGCCCACGCCGCCGGTGTGGACAAGGTCGGCCTGATCACGGCCAAGATCGAGCAGGGCCAATAG